In a genomic window of Agarivorans albus:
- a CDS encoding RNA-binding S4 domain-containing protein, whose translation MNNPEDSPEEIEVEATEVYVDEQPIELYKVLKIGNLVNGGGEAKMAIAEGYVGLNGELEQRKRKKVYADDIIEFNGQFLYVVCDQPITEPEPKSVEKKGSNKQKNKGNKASKPSQKPTAAKQPNEKQAQRNAKTGRHSIKF comes from the coding sequence ATGAATAACCCAGAAGATTCACCAGAAGAAATTGAAGTAGAAGCCACCGAAGTATATGTGGATGAACAGCCTATCGAGCTTTACAAAGTTTTAAAGATAGGCAATTTGGTGAATGGCGGTGGCGAAGCCAAAATGGCTATAGCAGAAGGTTATGTTGGGCTTAACGGTGAACTCGAGCAGCGTAAACGCAAGAAGGTGTATGCGGATGACATCATCGAGTTTAACGGTCAGTTTTTATATGTTGTTTGTGATCAGCCTATTACTGAGCCAGAGCCTAAAAGCGTAGAGAAGAAAGGTTCAAACAAGCAGAAAAACAAGGGAAATAAAGCAAGCAAGCCTAGTCAAAAACCAACAGCTGCCAAGCAGCCTAACGAAAAGCAAGCTCAGCGAAATGCCAAAACAGGTCGCCACTCAATCAAGTTCTAG
- a CDS encoding alpha/beta fold hydrolase produces MDFSFLMKRVVLCLGLSAGLCTLLACSPMPSAIKQQQQFIQSDLLTNPDIEHYQLTADNFTLNVHANGRADQAVMVWIHGTPGSWQDSAYLITEPSLTSEIRVVSFDRPGWGLSQYQDQAKPVANMQAQAKLISPLIQHLKQKYPELPLILVGHSWGASLAPIIAEHNPQQVDGLLLLAGGMSKQLTQARWYNKFASSSVGHYLLSLSDMGKQLNQANLDMFALQDGLADSPERLASLKIPVVLVQGGKDHLVDPKNADFAERYLPTQHSKVVRLAEQGHFMQVEQVALISRCTYALVNNKLNDCG; encoded by the coding sequence ATGGATTTTAGCTTCTTAATGAAGAGAGTGGTGTTGTGTTTGGGTCTTTCGGCTGGGCTCTGCACATTGCTAGCCTGTAGCCCAATGCCTAGTGCGATAAAGCAACAACAGCAGTTTATTCAAAGTGATTTGTTAACTAATCCCGATATCGAACACTATCAACTTACTGCGGATAATTTTACTTTGAACGTACATGCGAATGGGCGTGCAGATCAAGCAGTGATGGTGTGGATCCACGGTACGCCTGGGTCTTGGCAAGACAGTGCTTACTTGATTACAGAGCCTTCATTAACCAGTGAAATACGTGTGGTTAGTTTTGATAGACCGGGCTGGGGATTGTCGCAATATCAAGACCAAGCTAAACCTGTTGCTAACATGCAGGCTCAAGCGAAGCTGATTTCACCTCTCATTCAACACTTAAAGCAAAAGTACCCTGAGCTGCCATTAATTCTTGTAGGCCATTCTTGGGGCGCGTCCTTAGCGCCTATTATTGCCGAGCATAACCCCCAGCAAGTTGATGGTTTGTTATTGTTGGCTGGTGGAATGAGTAAACAGCTTACTCAAGCGCGTTGGTATAACAAGTTTGCTAGTAGTAGTGTAGGGCACTATTTATTGTCTTTATCTGATATGGGGAAACAACTTAACCAAGCTAATTTGGATATGTTTGCCCTGCAAGATGGCTTAGCTGATTCGCCCGAGCGTTTAGCTTCGCTTAAAATACCTGTGGTGTTGGTACAAGGTGGTAAAGACCATTTGGTTGATCCCAAAAATGCTGATTTTGCTGAGCGATACTTACCAACTCAACACTCTAAAGTTGTTCGCCTAGCGGAACAGGGGCACTTTATGCAAGTTGAGCAAGTTGCATTAATTAGCCGCTGTACTTATGCCTTGGTAAATAACAAGCTGAATGACTGTGGTTAA
- a CDS encoding heparin lyase I family protein — MKLVINTLTKNGLSAAMLVVLTACSSNKLNNELQSQALNPENKQVLASANLDADGPDYGQPAYQLIRQQFGKNAIESPDRFKNDHQGELHIQEYTDKLYGPYFRFILHRDLDGNKGKYIDRQRNEIKVYGGSAHALKGYQGSHFSYSWKFRVSNDMRVTNKFTHLFQLKAVGGEDSMPIITLTGNTRNGKAGIEVRHSPLRQTRILARENWDLIQGEWLEAKVQAKYSELGWFSLKLVRLSDGAEIFNVREGQLDMWRGVSEQHFVRPKWGIYRSLVEANKLKPSVHVDFANFSIKQFATN, encoded by the coding sequence ATGAAACTAGTAATAAATACGCTGACAAAAAACGGGCTATCTGCGGCGATGTTGGTTGTCCTAACTGCCTGTAGCTCCAACAAACTTAACAATGAATTGCAGAGCCAAGCGCTAAATCCAGAAAACAAGCAAGTTTTAGCAAGCGCTAACTTGGATGCTGATGGCCCAGACTACGGACAACCCGCTTACCAGCTAATTCGTCAGCAGTTTGGCAAGAACGCCATAGAATCACCAGATCGCTTTAAAAACGACCACCAAGGGGAGCTCCATATACAAGAGTACACAGACAAGCTATACGGCCCCTATTTTCGCTTTATTTTGCACCGAGATTTAGATGGCAATAAAGGAAAGTATATCGATAGGCAACGCAATGAAATTAAAGTCTATGGCGGCTCAGCACATGCGCTAAAAGGCTACCAAGGCAGTCACTTCTCATACAGTTGGAAGTTTCGCGTTAGCAATGACATGCGGGTGACCAACAAGTTCACCCATTTGTTTCAACTAAAAGCCGTTGGCGGTGAAGATTCAATGCCAATTATTACGTTAACCGGAAATACTCGCAATGGTAAAGCAGGTATAGAAGTAAGACATAGTCCATTACGCCAAACTCGTATTCTAGCAAGAGAAAATTGGGACTTGATTCAAGGAGAGTGGCTAGAAGCCAAGGTTCAAGCCAAATACAGCGAACTCGGTTGGTTCAGCTTAAAACTGGTTCGTTTAAGTGATGGAGCAGAAATATTTAACGTTCGCGAAGGCCAGCTAGACATGTGGCGAGGTGTGAGCGAACAGCATTTTGTTCGCCCTAAATGGGGAATTTATCGCTCACTTGTTGAAGCAAACAAACTTAAACCAAGTGTACATGTAGACTTTGCTAACTTTAGCATCAAGCAATTTGCTACAAACTAG
- a CDS encoding methyl-accepting chemotaxis protein, with the protein MQISVVMRTLSGFAILFVLLIAVALIGQINIRNLEAQLNETVDRLTPTAELTNRLSGLLLNTAWVIGLHSNTESQEQLSRLENQASSYMNSYQDNYQQLLLLTEKYPDLHNLLDPIEANAEATFSAANRQFVSHQQWLVANKSVENLRRDFKQQWSGYNDDLEQIAESVDGDAHWIAVDLQADGVVLERQLDEAFYAKTPEQTSQQMQQLKKLYASMIEKRDELEFYIEDDIENVVNYFVLLNQSLNSKGLFSEIDRLVRLTQQQQDNFKQINTQTAEALNQLTLASSAVSLIIAEAKNQASEKSQSAISTMIAVVLASLSISVLVAWSVTSSIKGPLKRTLQQMKQLVEGDFSKQITVERQDEFGQIARQLNSLTEQFNQVIGSMVDSAKQLENSAESGLNASQHSRSIISEQRAQTDIVASAVKAMEQGVQDVSQQANTSRDDIGDVSALTEQGRQAAHTTRKTTTQLKTTILNAAEKVDTLKQSSDDIGSILDVIQGIAEQTNLLALNAAIEAARAGEQGRGFAVVADEVRNLASRTQNSTTEIFNVIAGLQKGANEAVDLMKQGETMVLECLSQAEQSDQQLENIAVMLEQIRAYSQQIATTAEEKMAVASQVANNVQKIVELGHSAHKDAEHNEQASESLKAKSEQQLGQLAIFKLKEYLPANNQIATQ; encoded by the coding sequence ATGCAAATTTCAGTAGTGATGAGAACACTAAGCGGTTTTGCAATTCTATTTGTTTTACTCATTGCAGTAGCGCTGATTGGCCAAATCAACATACGCAACCTAGAAGCACAACTTAATGAAACTGTTGACCGCCTCACCCCTACTGCAGAGCTAACTAATCGCCTATCGGGCCTGCTGCTAAACACTGCATGGGTAATTGGCTTACACAGTAATACTGAGTCCCAAGAACAACTAAGCCGATTAGAGAACCAAGCGTCTAGCTATATGAATAGTTACCAAGATAACTACCAACAGCTATTGTTACTTACTGAAAAATATCCCGATCTACATAATTTGCTTGACCCAATAGAGGCAAATGCAGAAGCAACATTTAGCGCAGCCAACAGGCAGTTTGTAAGCCACCAACAATGGCTAGTAGCTAACAAATCGGTTGAAAATCTACGCCGTGATTTTAAACAACAATGGAGTGGATACAATGACGATTTAGAACAGATAGCGGAATCGGTAGACGGCGATGCGCACTGGATTGCCGTTGATCTACAAGCTGATGGTGTAGTGTTAGAGCGCCAGCTTGATGAAGCGTTTTATGCAAAAACGCCTGAGCAAACCAGCCAACAAATGCAGCAATTAAAGAAACTCTATGCCAGTATGATAGAAAAACGTGACGAGTTAGAGTTCTATATTGAAGATGATATTGAGAACGTGGTTAACTATTTTGTATTACTTAATCAATCGTTAAACTCTAAAGGCTTGTTCAGTGAAATAGACCGCCTCGTACGTTTAACCCAGCAGCAACAAGACAACTTTAAGCAAATTAACACCCAAACTGCGGAAGCTTTAAATCAACTTACTCTCGCCAGTAGCGCGGTATCGTTAATCATTGCCGAAGCGAAAAACCAAGCCAGTGAAAAATCGCAAAGTGCCATTAGCACCATGATTGCCGTAGTGCTTGCCTCATTAAGCATATCGGTACTGGTTGCATGGAGTGTCACATCAAGTATTAAAGGGCCATTGAAGCGTACTTTACAGCAAATGAAACAGTTAGTTGAAGGCGACTTTAGCAAGCAAATAACCGTCGAACGCCAAGATGAATTTGGCCAAATAGCGCGCCAGTTAAACTCACTTACCGAGCAATTTAACCAAGTTATCGGTTCAATGGTAGACAGTGCAAAACAACTAGAGAACAGCGCCGAATCTGGCTTAAATGCAAGCCAACACTCTCGCTCAATTATCTCCGAACAACGCGCACAAACCGACATAGTAGCCAGTGCGGTAAAAGCCATGGAACAAGGAGTACAAGACGTATCCCAACAAGCCAATACCTCACGCGATGATATTGGAGATGTGTCGGCGCTTACTGAGCAAGGCCGACAGGCCGCCCACACCACCCGTAAAACAACTACACAGCTAAAAACAACCATTCTTAATGCAGCAGAGAAAGTAGATACGCTTAAGCAGAGCTCTGATGATATAGGCTCAATACTCGATGTGATTCAAGGTATTGCAGAGCAAACGAACCTACTTGCGCTAAATGCCGCCATTGAAGCCGCAAGAGCCGGTGAACAAGGCCGAGGTTTTGCTGTTGTTGCCGATGAAGTGCGTAACCTTGCAAGCCGAACTCAAAATTCGACCACAGAGATCTTCAACGTTATCGCAGGTCTGCAAAAAGGTGCAAACGAAGCCGTAGACTTAATGAAACAGGGCGAAACCATGGTGCTAGAGTGCTTAAGCCAAGCAGAACAAAGTGACCAACAGCTGGAGAATATAGCGGTTATGCTGGAACAAATTCGCGCCTACAGCCAGCAAATTGCAACAACAGCTGAAGAGAAGATGGCAGTGGCTTCACAAGTAGCCAACAACGTACAAAAGATTGTGGAGCTAGGCCACTCTGCCCACAAAGATGCAGAGCACAATGAACAAGCGAGCGAATCATTAAAAGCCAAATCTGAGCAACAACTCGGGCAACTGGCTATTTTCAAGCTCAAAGAATACTTGCCTGCAAACAATCAAATTGCGACCCAATAG
- a CDS encoding family 16 glycosylhydrolase, with translation MKVSSIVAVAIAAATITPSHANYFKDDFSWGYNSGIWQARDGSNGSPFGCKFTPSKISPSSHGITLNVAPNQCAELRTKSLLSYGKVQSSLKTGNAKGTVSSIFTYTSWHDVPGRAWQEIDIEFLPSLGNVVHTNLIYQPQGGQYQSWELDIDLGQYGLNIHQDLIHIGFDWSSWKIDWYLIDSSGNTRIIRSLYKDNGDGYIAANEVPQYAWPVDPTRIMINHWHGDNSADAMYFPQEYFYQNNWAYYDYLEYTPK, from the coding sequence ATGAAAGTTAGTTCTATAGTTGCAGTAGCAATTGCCGCAGCAACAATAACGCCATCCCACGCTAATTATTTTAAAGATGATTTTAGCTGGGGATACAACTCTGGTATTTGGCAAGCCCGTGATGGCAGTAATGGCAGCCCTTTTGGTTGTAAATTTACTCCGTCTAAAATCTCACCAAGCTCCCATGGTATCACCCTAAACGTAGCGCCAAATCAATGTGCCGAGCTTAGAACCAAATCCTTACTAAGTTATGGCAAGGTTCAATCTAGCCTCAAAACAGGAAATGCCAAAGGCACTGTATCCTCTATATTTACCTACACTTCATGGCACGATGTGCCTGGTCGAGCTTGGCAAGAAATAGACATCGAGTTTTTACCTAGCCTTGGAAACGTTGTACATACTAACCTTATCTACCAACCCCAAGGTGGCCAATACCAAAGCTGGGAACTGGATATTGATTTAGGCCAATATGGTCTAAACATACATCAAGACCTAATCCATATCGGCTTCGATTGGTCTAGCTGGAAAATCGATTGGTACTTGATAGATTCTTCAGGAAATACTCGCATCATTCGTAGTCTGTACAAGGACAATGGGGATGGCTATATTGCCGCAAATGAAGTTCCACAATACGCATGGCCTGTGGATCCAACCCGCATAATGATCAACCACTGGCACGGCGATAACTCTGCAGATGCAATGTACTTTCCGCAAGAGTACTTCTATCAAAACAACTGGGCCTACTACGATTACCTAGAATACACACCCAAATAA
- a CDS encoding sensor domain-containing diguanylate cyclase, which yields MHLSTPQLLEIVAAFPDSTLVFTEDGYCIAHLGDQEAHEFSSSRLLTGRFVSDVFSEEKAKWFLQQIRNSIFEQRLRVSEYAISPDDIRLPNCESAKLEREHWFEARILPLNSFIDGQRAVVWAARNINERYKLEQQLRRLSETDELTGAFNRRRFFESLANHYQTFHRHFLDCSLIMLDIDNFKRINDQYGHPCGDRVLKQVYQQICTQLREVDICARMGGEEFAILLPNTKTSEALRSAERIRIAIEEYTFTTLNHQVDVTVSLGVSSIEVTDSNCDSVLQRADDALYHAKKTGRNQAVQFLEEFSI from the coding sequence ATGCATTTATCGACTCCACAGCTGTTGGAGATTGTTGCAGCATTTCCCGATTCCACATTGGTATTTACCGAAGATGGTTATTGTATTGCTCATTTGGGTGATCAAGAGGCTCATGAGTTCTCAAGCAGCCGGTTATTAACCGGTCGCTTTGTATCTGATGTATTTAGCGAAGAAAAAGCTAAATGGTTCTTACAACAAATACGCAATAGTATTTTTGAGCAGCGCTTGCGTGTTTCGGAGTACGCCATTTCACCGGACGATATTCGTTTACCTAACTGTGAAAGCGCCAAATTAGAAAGAGAGCATTGGTTTGAAGCTCGCATTCTGCCCTTAAACTCTTTTATAGATGGTCAGCGAGCAGTGGTTTGGGCGGCGCGCAATATTAATGAGCGCTACAAGCTAGAGCAACAACTGCGTAGACTTAGTGAAACCGATGAGTTAACCGGTGCGTTTAACCGCCGTCGTTTCTTTGAAAGTTTAGCGAATCATTACCAAACCTTTCACCGTCACTTTCTTGATTGCAGCTTAATCATGTTAGACATTGATAACTTTAAGAGAATCAACGATCAATATGGTCACCCTTGTGGTGACAGAGTGCTTAAGCAAGTGTATCAGCAGATTTGTACCCAACTCCGTGAGGTGGATATTTGCGCGCGAATGGGCGGTGAAGAGTTTGCCATTTTACTTCCCAATACTAAAACATCAGAAGCTCTACGCAGCGCCGAGCGGATAAGAATAGCAATTGAAGAATACACCTTCACCACACTAAATCATCAGGTTGATGTTACGGTTAGTTTAGGGGTGAGTAGCATAGAAGTGACCGACAGCAATTGCGATAGTGTATTGCAGCGCGCCGACGATGCTTTATATCACGCCAAGAAAACTGGACGAAATCAAGCTGTTCAGTTCCTAGAAGAATTTAGTATTTAA
- a CDS encoding TonB-dependent receptor plug domain-containing protein: MKYSAGVLWSLCMANYSFAAAEPLPNLDLESLMATDVQATSAMKRAQSAFTTAASLYVLSKEDIRASGAVSVAETLKLVPGLEVRQLDSNQWAITARGVAGRYTSKLLVMVDGQSVYNPSFAGVYWETLDVPLYDIERIEVIRGQGGLLWGSNATNGVINIITKNSLDTRETLVQVSSGDQLNYDVGLRHGGNIGSTGSYRIYGSVRDSDAAKTGKSLPANDEAKQQSIGARFDFAPNDDLSILTQLSYTHTDMGQNLKALSLATNQNTLYAERFERDDGRIMARAEHRLSGSSNQMLQASWAVQNGKQLYLEERFQTLDIDYQMNSLWGATQLDWGLNYRNSYLPFEENYIISSDEDIDRLEQYGAFLQLQFTLIPEQLNLSFGNKSEHNSFTGWEHQPVARITWQPNNEHVLWSAISQGVRIPSLAEFDYDSAINGTRVGEYFQTGIDAIDSYHVRTVLNGNQQVEPEKSLSYELGYRFSKQDWSFDLALFHTQSKDVFAVQPNPDSANLDQIAALLAQGKIIEAQQALQSTVLEFDVASNADLNVKGGEALVAWRPSASFRAELGYSQMAYRYRLQENTQPAIGYDSDSKQIFAKTGWQPFKKHSFFALFRSINSDAYSVDDYDALDLSWAWQLMPHSSLSLTGKNLLAGSHLEYNNTSETFTVPNYIEQSVVLRFMAEF, from the coding sequence TTGAAGTATTCAGCTGGTGTTTTGTGGTCGCTATGTATGGCTAATTACAGCTTTGCAGCAGCTGAACCCTTGCCTAATTTGGATTTAGAATCGTTAATGGCTACAGATGTGCAAGCAACATCTGCGATGAAACGTGCTCAATCAGCGTTTACCACCGCGGCATCATTATATGTACTAAGCAAGGAAGACATTCGCGCATCGGGTGCGGTATCGGTGGCAGAAACATTAAAGTTGGTACCGGGTTTAGAAGTGCGGCAGCTAGACAGTAATCAGTGGGCTATTACTGCGCGTGGTGTTGCTGGCCGTTATACCAGTAAATTATTGGTAATGGTGGATGGGCAAAGCGTTTATAACCCATCTTTTGCTGGGGTTTATTGGGAAACCTTAGATGTACCTCTCTATGACATTGAGCGTATTGAAGTTATTCGAGGTCAAGGTGGCTTGTTGTGGGGCAGCAATGCTACCAATGGGGTGATTAATATTATCACCAAAAATAGTTTAGACACGCGCGAAACCTTGGTGCAAGTAAGCAGTGGTGACCAACTAAATTATGATGTAGGGCTGCGCCACGGTGGAAATATTGGCTCCACCGGTAGCTACCGCATCTATGGTAGCGTGCGAGACTCTGACGCGGCCAAAACGGGTAAGTCGCTACCCGCTAATGATGAAGCCAAACAACAAAGCATTGGTGCACGTTTTGATTTTGCGCCTAATGATGATTTGTCTATTCTTACCCAGCTCAGTTATACCCATACAGATATGGGGCAAAATCTTAAAGCTCTATCTTTAGCCACAAACCAAAACACCCTATATGCCGAGCGCTTTGAGCGTGATGACGGGCGTATTATGGCGCGGGCAGAGCACCGACTATCTGGCTCTTCTAACCAAATGTTGCAAGCTTCGTGGGCTGTTCAAAATGGTAAACAGCTATATTTAGAAGAACGATTTCAAACATTGGATATTGATTATCAAATGAATAGCTTGTGGGGGGCTACCCAACTTGATTGGGGTTTAAACTACCGTAATAGCTATTTACCTTTTGAAGAAAACTACATTATTAGTAGTGACGAAGATATCGACCGTTTAGAGCAATATGGCGCTTTTTTACAGCTGCAATTTACGCTTATTCCTGAGCAGTTAAATTTAAGTTTTGGTAACAAGTCTGAACACAACAGTTTTACCGGTTGGGAGCATCAGCCGGTCGCACGTATAACTTGGCAGCCCAATAACGAGCATGTACTTTGGAGTGCCATATCGCAAGGCGTGCGGATCCCATCGTTGGCAGAGTTTGATTACGATTCTGCTATTAATGGCACGCGTGTTGGCGAGTATTTTCAAACCGGTATCGACGCCATTGATAGTTACCACGTGCGCACGGTATTAAACGGCAATCAACAAGTTGAGCCAGAAAAGTCCCTTTCTTACGAACTGGGTTACCGTTTTAGCAAACAAGATTGGTCATTCGACCTAGCCTTATTTCATACGCAATCCAAAGATGTTTTTGCCGTGCAGCCTAATCCAGACAGTGCCAACTTGGATCAAATTGCAGCTTTGTTAGCACAGGGTAAAATCATCGAGGCGCAGCAAGCTTTACAAAGCACAGTGCTTGAATTTGACGTTGCATCTAATGCTGATTTAAACGTTAAAGGTGGTGAAGCGCTAGTTGCTTGGCGACCAAGTGCGAGTTTTCGCGCCGAACTAGGATACAGCCAAATGGCTTATCGCTATCGCTTACAAGAAAATACTCAGCCTGCTATAGGATATGACTCTGACAGCAAACAGATTTTTGCCAAGACTGGCTGGCAACCTTTTAAGAAGCATTCCTTTTTTGCATTGTTCCGCTCCATTAACAGCGATGCTTATTCAGTAGATGATTATGATGCGCTAGATCTAAGTTGGGCTTGGCAGCTAATGCCTCATAGTTCGCTGTCATTAACAGGCAAAAATTTATTAGCTGGTAGTCACCTAGAATACAACAACACCTCTGAAACCTTTACCGTTCCAAACTATATCGAGCAAAGTGTCGTGCTACGATTTATGGCGGAGTTTTAG
- a CDS encoding YfiR family protein, with amino-acid sequence MLAIGRFVKLVITLAILGLASEVSAADKEAALKAGFMFNFARYSEWQGLAKPLGYFKLCSPDIEFVDTASWVLHKQRIHELEIRVSLVELDSLSINQCNLLFVPAAYRKTWLTVDRALLPHTMLVGETPDFIHQGGHIRFFLLAGKIRFEVAPEELKKADITMSSKVLRLSRVVKEEQ; translated from the coding sequence GTGTTGGCAATAGGGCGCTTTGTTAAGCTAGTCATTACCTTGGCTATATTGGGCCTTGCTAGTGAAGTAAGTGCTGCTGATAAAGAAGCAGCCTTAAAGGCTGGATTTATGTTTAATTTTGCGCGTTATAGTGAATGGCAAGGTTTAGCTAAACCATTGGGTTATTTTAAGCTGTGTAGCCCAGACATTGAGTTTGTCGATACCGCTAGTTGGGTGCTCCATAAGCAGCGCATTCATGAATTAGAAATACGGGTGAGCCTAGTTGAGTTGGATTCGTTATCGATAAATCAATGTAACTTACTGTTTGTCCCCGCTGCCTATAGAAAAACCTGGCTAACTGTAGACAGAGCTTTATTGCCTCACACCATGTTGGTTGGGGAAACTCCTGATTTTATTCATCAAGGAGGGCACATTCGCTTCTTCTTATTAGCTGGAAAAATCCGTTTCGAAGTCGCCCCCGAAGAACTTAAAAAGGCCGATATAACCATGAGCTCAAAGGTATTGAGATTGAGTCGCGTTGTTAAGGAGGAGCAGTAG
- a CDS encoding putative bifunctional diguanylate cyclase/phosphodiesterase, with protein MSFLSINTMSKKLLVILMSMAIFSAAMVTVVLSAYEFVSAKREQTQSLQNIADTLSPNITAALLFDDRDAMQEMISSLLLREGVIRAAITDTEQQNLAVVESDNYQEELAEEADELIEVSSLLILDEQVYGALTVLANDSYIDQRIGFYGQFLAVLLVITFGLSLSFSLFLKRGFLRPLLHLSDVAERVTASNDYSLRAQQSSDDEVANLTECFNGMLETIELRERMLEKQVRLRTQELEGANQQLLQYAYTDGLTGLPNRHFFYEKLHTLVKEKIEFALIFIDLDGFKEINDTLGHDYGDVLLSQAGQRILRCVREQDTVARLGGDEFTIVIEGVNEQARVANIAETVLQGLAKRFTIKQEAAHVSGSIGIAFSPLDGDSVEAVVKHADQAMYVSKSRGRNCYQFFSSDMQVEAQQKRRLLEELRTALEEEQFELYYQPITSLKFETEEGGVKKAEALLRWNHPQRGVVGPEEFIHVAEEAGLIRELSQWVMQQTVATVSQWYKQGLDDIQISVNTSPSQFNDGGKWIDDWIHAIALHELPAHSIMIEITENVLMTTDDSIKDQLSRLQQRGFDVAIDDFGVGYSSLSYLQQLDIDLLKIDRSFIQHLTTDNDSVALVKAIVTMAHHLGLKVVAEGVETEQQRQHVLNVACDYLQGYIFAKPVPKDEFYHRYLLGNAEIT; from the coding sequence ATGTCTTTTCTTAGCATAAATACCATGAGTAAAAAGCTGCTAGTCATTTTGATGAGTATGGCGATTTTTTCTGCCGCCATGGTAACGGTGGTGTTAAGTGCTTACGAGTTTGTGAGTGCCAAGCGAGAGCAGACCCAAAGCTTACAAAACATAGCCGATACCTTGTCGCCTAACATCACAGCCGCTTTGTTGTTTGATGACAGAGATGCCATGCAGGAGATGATTTCATCATTGTTATTACGTGAAGGCGTAATCAGAGCAGCCATTACCGATACCGAGCAGCAAAATTTAGCGGTGGTAGAAAGTGATAACTACCAAGAAGAGTTAGCAGAAGAAGCCGACGAACTGATAGAGGTAAGCAGTTTACTTATTCTTGATGAGCAAGTTTATGGTGCGCTTACGGTATTGGCTAATGACAGTTACATAGACCAACGAATTGGATTTTATGGTCAGTTTTTGGCCGTGCTGTTGGTGATTACGTTTGGCTTAAGTTTGTCTTTTTCACTGTTTCTAAAACGTGGTTTTTTGCGTCCCTTATTACACTTGTCGGATGTTGCCGAGCGCGTAACGGCATCCAATGATTATAGTTTGCGCGCTCAGCAATCTAGCGACGATGAAGTAGCCAACCTTACCGAGTGCTTTAACGGCATGTTAGAGACGATTGAACTGCGTGAGCGTATGTTGGAGAAGCAAGTAAGGCTGCGAACCCAAGAGCTTGAGGGAGCAAATCAGCAGCTATTGCAATATGCCTACACCGACGGTCTTACCGGTTTGCCTAACCGCCACTTTTTCTACGAAAAACTCCATACATTAGTTAAAGAGAAAATTGAATTTGCGCTGATCTTTATTGATTTAGACGGCTTTAAAGAGATTAACGATACCTTGGGTCATGATTATGGTGACGTATTGTTAAGTCAAGCTGGGCAGCGGATCCTACGCTGTGTGCGCGAGCAAGATACCGTGGCTCGCCTTGGTGGTGATGAGTTTACCATTGTGATTGAAGGGGTAAACGAACAAGCGCGAGTTGCCAATATTGCAGAAACCGTATTACAAGGTTTGGCGAAACGTTTCACAATTAAACAAGAAGCCGCTCATGTTAGTGGCAGTATAGGTATCGCTTTTTCCCCACTAGACGGTGATAGCGTGGAAGCCGTGGTAAAACATGCTGACCAAGCGATGTATGTATCTAAAAGCCGGGGTCGAAACTGCTATCAGTTCTTTTCCTCAGACATGCAGGTGGAAGCTCAGCAGAAACGGCGTTTGTTAGAAGAGCTGCGTACCGCTTTAGAAGAAGAACAGTTCGAACTCTATTATCAGCCCATAACTTCACTCAAGTTCGAGACAGAAGAAGGCGGGGTGAAAAAGGCAGAAGCACTATTGCGCTGGAACCATCCACAGCGCGGGGTGGTGGGGCCAGAAGAATTTATTCATGTTGCGGAAGAAGCAGGGCTAATTCGCGAGCTTAGCCAATGGGTAATGCAGCAAACTGTTGCCACCGTGTCACAATGGTATAAGCAGGGGCTGGATGATATTCAAATTAGCGTAAATACCTCGCCTTCGCAGTTTAATGATGGTGGTAAGTGGATAGATGATTGGATCCATGCCATTGCGCTACACGAATTACCGGCTCACAGCATTATGATTGAGATTACCGAAAATGTTTTGATGACCACTGATGACTCCATTAAAGATCAGCTCTCTCGTCTGCAACAACGCGGGTTTGATGTGGCAATTGATGACTTTGGCGTTGGTTATTCTTCTTTGTCTTATTTACAGCAATTAGATATCGATTTGTTAAAAATAGATCGCTCGTTTATTCAACACTTAACCACTGACAACGACAGCGTAGCGTTAGTTAAAGCCATTGTGACTATGGCTCATCATTTGGGGCTAAAAGTAGTTGCAGAAGGGGTGGAAACTGAACAACAGCGTCAGCATGTGTTAAACGTAGCCTGTGATTATTTGCAGGGATATATCTTTGCGAAGCCGGTACCTAAAGATGAGTTTTATCATCGCTATTTGTTAGGTAATGCGGAAATAACGTAA